One genomic region from Prevotella sp. Rep29 encodes:
- a CDS encoding dipeptidyl peptidase 3, whose translation MEEDRFVYTDERFADIQMLRYRLNGFDELTLRQKIYIYYLSEATLYGRDIVFDQFGKYNLRIRKMLEALFRAQTFSGSRDESKAFETYLKQVWFSSGIYHHYGYEKILPAFTPEFLEKALNATDVNSLPLAEGQTLQEFCEEIFPVIFDHSLFPKRVNQADGEDLVLTSACNYYENVTQKEVEQYYSEKKKDGAEGMPSWGLNSKLIKQDNVLREVVWKADGLYGAAIRKIISCLEKASDFAENDQQKKLIRLLIDYYETGDLHLFDEFSIEWVHENRGEIDFINGFIEVYGDPLGLKASWEGIVEYRDAIASKRTQAISQNAQWFEDHSPVDARFKKKTVRGVTASAVCAAMLGGDEYPFTAIGINLPNAEWIRAQHGSKSVTITNITDAYAKAAHGNGFYEEFVIDQQMRDMINLYGDQCDQLHTDLHECLGHGSGQLLPDTDPDALKAYGNTIEEARADLFGLYYIADSKLVELGLLPNGDAHHAQYYTYMMNGLMTQLTRIQPGKQIEEAHMRNRALIARWIMHHADGAVSMEKVNDKTYVRISDYRHLRSLVAKLLAEVQRIKSEGDYDAARELVETYGVKVDHTLHQEVLARYEKLHLAPYKGFINPVLTPIYNNVGEITDVKVDYSESYTAQMLRYSKQYATL comes from the coding sequence ATGGAGGAAGATAGATTTGTATATACAGATGAGCGTTTCGCCGATATTCAAATGTTGCGTTATCGGCTGAATGGTTTCGATGAGTTAACCTTACGGCAGAAAATATACATTTACTATCTTTCGGAAGCCACCCTCTATGGGCGTGATATCGTTTTTGACCAATTTGGTAAATATAATCTCCGCATCAGAAAAATGCTGGAGGCGCTGTTTCGTGCGCAAACATTCTCCGGCAGCCGCGATGAGTCAAAGGCATTTGAGACATACCTGAAACAAGTATGGTTTTCCAGTGGCATCTACCATCATTATGGATATGAGAAAATACTGCCGGCATTCACACCTGAGTTTCTCGAAAAAGCACTGAATGCAACAGATGTCAATTCCTTGCCGCTGGCTGAGGGGCAAACACTGCAGGAATTTTGTGAGGAGATATTTCCCGTTATTTTCGATCACTCGCTTTTCCCGAAGCGTGTCAATCAGGCTGATGGCGAAGATTTGGTGCTGACGTCAGCATGCAACTATTATGAAAACGTCACTCAGAAAGAGGTTGAACAATATTATTCTGAGAAGAAAAAAGACGGTGCTGAAGGGATGCCTTCATGGGGATTGAACTCGAAACTGATAAAGCAGGACAATGTCCTCCGGGAAGTGGTTTGGAAGGCGGATGGTCTGTACGGCGCTGCCATTCGGAAAATCATTTCATGTCTTGAGAAAGCATCCGATTTTGCAGAGAACGACCAGCAGAAAAAATTGATACGGTTGCTTATTGACTATTACGAAACCGGTGATTTGCACCTGTTTGACGAGTTCTCTATCGAATGGGTGCATGAGAATCGTGGCGAAATAGATTTCATCAACGGATTCATTGAAGTCTATGGAGACCCGCTGGGGCTGAAAGCCTCATGGGAAGGCATCGTGGAGTATCGAGATGCCATCGCTTCTAAGCGGACACAGGCAATCAGTCAAAACGCACAATGGTTTGAAGACCATTCCCCAGTTGATGCACGCTTTAAGAAAAAAACAGTGCGGGGCGTTACTGCCAGCGCTGTATGTGCTGCCATGCTCGGAGGCGACGAATATCCTTTCACAGCCATCGGCATCAATCTCCCGAATGCGGAGTGGATTCGTGCACAACACGGTAGCAAGAGTGTGACCATTACCAACATTACCGATGCTTATGCGAAAGCTGCACACGGGAATGGGTTTTATGAAGAGTTCGTAATTGACCAGCAGATGAGGGACATGATTAACCTCTATGGTGATCAGTGCGACCAGCTCCATACTGATTTGCATGAGTGTCTTGGACACGGCAGCGGACAGCTTCTTCCTGATACAGACCCTGATGCACTGAAAGCCTATGGGAATACCATCGAGGAGGCGCGTGCCGACCTTTTTGGCTTGTATTATATTGCGGATTCCAAATTGGTAGAACTCGGATTGTTGCCAAATGGCGATGCCCATCACGCCCAGTATTACACCTACATGATGAATGGTTTGATGACGCAACTGACACGCATTCAGCCAGGTAAGCAAATCGAAGAGGCGCACATGCGCAACAGGGCGTTGATTGCGCGTTGGATTATGCACCATGCTGACGGTGCTGTCAGCATGGAAAAGGTCAATGACAAAACTTATGTTCGCATCTCCGACTACCGGCATCTGCGAAGCCTGGTTGCCAAACTGCTGGCTGAGGTGCAGCGCATCAAGAGCGAAGGCGATTATGATGCTGCGCGCGAACTGGTGGAAACCTATGGAGTGAAGGTTGACCACACATTGCATCAGGAAGTTCTTGCGCGTTATGAAAAGCTGCATTTGGCACCTTATAAAGGTTTTATCAATCCGGTTCTGACACCTATATATAATAATGTGGGGGAGATAACCGATGTCAAGGTGGACTATTCTGAAAGCTATACTGCACAGATGCTCAGGTATTCAAAACAATATGCAACGCTATGA
- a CDS encoding MgtC/SapB family protein encodes MTIELITRIVVAALLGGIIGFEREFRAKEAGFRTHSLVALGSALFMLISQFGFADVLTHDHVSLDPSRVAAQVVSGIGFIGAGTIIFQKQVVRGLTTAAGLWTVSAIGLTCGSGMYVLAIAATVLVLLSLELMHFINKRFGSKHLAVTFSAPSQEAANNVLAVLRKQEVDVESYQMKERETAQGKVLTITMEMKVRRENFHANLFEFMAMFDGVTIENLE; translated from the coding sequence ATGACGATAGAATTGATAACCCGCATCGTTGTTGCAGCCTTGTTAGGCGGAATCATCGGATTTGAACGGGAGTTTCGTGCGAAGGAAGCCGGTTTCCGAACCCATTCGCTCGTTGCGTTGGGAAGTGCCTTGTTCATGCTCATATCACAATTTGGCTTTGCCGATGTGCTCACGCATGATCATGTCTCGCTCGACCCGTCGCGTGTGGCGGCGCAAGTCGTGTCGGGCATCGGTTTTATCGGTGCCGGTACGATTATCTTTCAGAAGCAGGTGGTGCGCGGTCTGACCACAGCTGCAGGTCTTTGGACGGTCTCTGCCATCGGTCTGACATGTGGCTCGGGGATGTATGTGCTGGCGATAGCGGCAACGGTCTTGGTGCTGCTCAGTTTGGAGCTGATGCATTTCATCAACAAGCGATTCGGTTCCAAGCATCTCGCCGTCACCTTTTCCGCTCCGTCGCAAGAGGCAGCCAACAATGTGCTCGCCGTTCTGCGCAAACAGGAGGTGGATGTGGAGTCATACCAGATGAAAGAGCGGGAGACTGCTCAGGGGAAAGTGCTCACTATCACGATGGAGATGAAGGTCAGGCGTGAGAATTTCCATGCCAATCTGTTTGAGTTTATGGCAATGTTCGACGGCGTGACCATCGAGAATTTAGAGTAA
- a CDS encoding HAD family hydrolase, translating to MINYDLNKIKAVILDVDGVLSSETVGMDSDGEPLRTVNIKDGYVIQLAQKMGLRIVILTGGYAPNIKKRYEYLGVTDIYMKCAVKVNVYDEFLKKYGLSDEEIIYMGDDIPDYEVMKRCGCPCCPADACPEIKAVSIYVSAKEGGKGCCRDVIEQVLRVQGKWLSDERAFGW from the coding sequence ATGATTAACTACGATTTGAACAAGATAAAAGCAGTCATCCTCGATGTGGATGGCGTGTTGAGTTCGGAAACAGTCGGCATGGATTCTGACGGCGAACCGCTGAGAACGGTGAATATAAAAGACGGTTACGTGATACAGCTGGCACAGAAGATGGGACTCCGCATCGTGATTTTGACAGGCGGATATGCTCCCAACATCAAGAAACGCTATGAATATCTCGGCGTGACCGACATTTATATGAAATGTGCCGTGAAGGTCAATGTGTACGACGAGTTCCTGAAGAAATACGGCTTGTCTGACGAGGAGATTATCTACATGGGTGACGACATACCGGATTATGAGGTCATGAAACGGTGTGGCTGTCCATGCTGCCCGGCTGATGCCTGTCCGGAAATCAAGGCGGTCAGTATCTATGTCAGTGCGAAGGAAGGCGGCAAGGGCTGTTGTCGTGACGTGATAGAACAGGTCCTGCGGGTGCAGGGCAAGTGGCTGAGCGACGAGAGAGCTTTCGGATGGTAA
- a CDS encoding Rossmann-like and DUF2520 domain-containing protein: MRIVLIGAGNLATNLGKALSRNGHEIVQVFSTSKTAKQLTKQIGGKPIRNLKLLCDDADIYIVALKDSVVEGLLPQICHGRESRLFVHTSGSLPMSIFRGHAKNYGVFYPLQTFSKSQEVDFQQIPCLIEGANAQVVTVLKDLALSISNRVKKVSTEKRKQIHLAAVFACNFTNYCYTVAGNILKQQKLPFDLLLPLIDETARKVHNMSPRKAQTGPAVRNDENIMEQHMEMLYGNNRDLYERMSQSILDEFFYEDNELPF, from the coding sequence ATGAGGATAGTTTTGATTGGAGCCGGAAATCTGGCAACGAATTTGGGAAAGGCACTCTCCAGAAACGGTCACGAGATTGTGCAAGTGTTCAGTACGTCAAAAACGGCAAAACAACTTACAAAACAGATTGGCGGGAAGCCTATACGCAACCTGAAATTGCTGTGCGATGATGCCGATATATATATCGTTGCGTTGAAAGACAGCGTGGTGGAAGGACTGCTCCCGCAGATTTGCCATGGGCGTGAGAGTCGCCTCTTCGTCCACACCTCAGGCAGTCTTCCCATGAGTATATTTAGGGGACATGCAAAGAACTACGGCGTATTCTATCCGCTGCAGACATTCTCAAAATCCCAGGAAGTCGATTTTCAACAGATACCTTGCCTGATTGAAGGTGCCAACGCACAAGTCGTAACCGTCCTGAAGGATTTGGCGTTGTCTATAAGTAACCGGGTGAAGAAGGTTTCTACCGAGAAGCGCAAACAGATACATCTCGCAGCAGTCTTTGCCTGCAATTTCACCAATTATTGCTATACTGTTGCGGGAAATATCCTGAAGCAACAAAAGCTGCCTTTTGATTTGCTGCTCCCACTGATAGACGAAACGGCGCGAAAGGTGCACAATATGTCACCAAGAAAGGCGCAGACAGGACCGGCAGTGCGGAATGACGAAAACATTATGGAGCAGCACATGGAGATGCTTTATGGCAATAATCGTGACTTGTACGAAAGGATGAGCCAAAGTATTCTTGATGAATTTTTTTATGAAGACAATGAACTTCCTTTTTAA
- a CDS encoding AraC family transcriptional regulator gives MTKYNIREKREKDAAYRHLLSPALANELKERIIDIIVKQKKYKDKDYSARQLAADLSTNTRYISAVVNLKFQMNYSSYVNKYRIKEAMAMLKNPRYKSYSMEEISSMVGFSNRQSFYAAFYKINQMSPRDYKITELELLKESTPPLGDEPVPGDGSVS, from the coding sequence ATGACAAAATATAATATTCGAGAAAAAAGGGAAAAAGATGCGGCATACCGCCATTTGCTCTCTCCAGCGTTAGCAAACGAATTGAAGGAGAGAATCATTGACATCATAGTCAAGCAGAAGAAGTATAAAGACAAAGACTATTCTGCAAGGCAGCTTGCAGCGGACTTGAGTACCAACACTCGCTATATCTCGGCAGTTGTGAATCTGAAATTCCAGATGAACTACTCCTCGTATGTGAATAAATATCGAATCAAAGAGGCAATGGCTATGTTGAAAAATCCTCGCTATAAAAGCTATAGCATGGAAGAAATAAGCAGCATGGTGGGCTTTTCCAACAGACAGTCTTTTTATGCCGCTTTCTATAAAATCAATCAAATGTCGCCAAGGGATTACAAAATCACTGAGTTGGAGTTGCTGAAAGAGTCCACTCCGCCTTTAGGAGATGAGCCTGTCCCTGGGGATGGAAGTGTGTCATAA
- a CDS encoding adenylosuccinate synthase, producing MNTGKVDVLLGLQWGDEGKGKVVDVLTPQYDVVARFQGGPNAGHTLEFEGQKYVLRSIPSGIFQGDKVNIVGNGVVLAPDLFMDEAKDLERSGHNLKSRLHISRKAHLIMPTHRLLDAANEAAKGAGKVGTTGKGIGPTYTDKISRYGLRVGDIFDGFEEKYAALKARHEQMLRALNYTDYELGETERKWMEGIDYLKQYTIVDSEHEINRLLKEGKSVLCEGAQGTMLDVDFGSYPFVTSSNTVCAGACTGLGIAPNRIGRVFGIMKAYCTRVGAGPFPTELFDETGAQIRQLGHEFGAVTGRERRCGWIDLVALRYAVMVNGVTNLIMMKSDVLDTFETVKACVAYKLKDGTVINEYPFDVEGVEPVYQELKGWKTDMTQITEEAQLPQAFRDYVAFLEEQLETPITMISTGPDRKQKIIR from the coding sequence ATGAATACAGGAAAGGTAGATGTCCTGCTGGGTTTGCAGTGGGGCGATGAAGGAAAGGGAAAGGTGGTCGATGTGTTGACGCCTCAGTATGACGTGGTTGCACGCTTCCAGGGCGGTCCGAACGCCGGTCATACGTTGGAGTTCGAAGGTCAGAAATACGTGTTGCGTAGCATACCTTCCGGTATCTTCCAAGGCGACAAGGTCAACATTGTCGGCAATGGGGTAGTGCTGGCTCCCGATTTGTTCATGGATGAGGCAAAAGACCTGGAGCGCAGCGGGCACAACTTGAAGTCGCGTCTGCATATCTCTCGGAAGGCACACCTCATCATGCCAACCCATCGCCTGCTGGATGCAGCCAACGAGGCGGCAAAAGGGGCAGGAAAAGTGGGCACGACAGGAAAGGGAATCGGTCCGACCTATACCGACAAAATATCGCGCTACGGGTTGCGCGTCGGTGATATCTTCGATGGATTTGAGGAAAAATACGCTGCGCTCAAGGCGCGTCACGAGCAGATGCTCAGAGCCCTGAACTACACCGATTATGAACTCGGCGAGACAGAGCGCAAGTGGATGGAGGGAATAGACTATCTTAAACAATATACCATTGTTGACAGCGAACATGAAATCAATCGCCTGCTGAAAGAAGGAAAGTCAGTGTTGTGTGAGGGTGCTCAAGGCACCATGCTCGACGTTGACTTCGGCAGTTATCCTTTTGTGACATCGTCCAATACCGTCTGTGCCGGTGCATGTACGGGCTTAGGCATTGCTCCCAATCGAATCGGCAGGGTGTTTGGCATCATGAAAGCCTATTGCACACGAGTGGGGGCGGGTCCCTTCCCGACAGAACTCTTTGATGAGACGGGTGCGCAGATTCGTCAGCTCGGTCATGAATTCGGCGCTGTCACCGGGCGCGAACGCCGCTGCGGATGGATAGACCTCGTTGCTCTCCGCTATGCCGTCATGGTGAATGGGGTAACCAATCTCATCATGATGAAGAGCGATGTGCTCGACACCTTCGAAACGGTCAAGGCGTGTGTGGCATATAAGTTGAAAGACGGAACAGTCATCAATGAATATCCGTTCGATGTTGAGGGCGTTGAACCCGTCTATCAGGAGCTGAAAGGTTGGAAGACCGATATGACGCAAATCACAGAGGAAGCCCAGTTGCCACAGGCATTCCGGGATTATGTTGCTTTCCTGGAAGAGCAGCTCGAGACTCCCATCACGATGATTTCAACAGGACCAGACAGAAAACAAAAGATTATACGTTAA
- a CDS encoding NADH peroxidase has translation MKKKFICTVCGYIHEGTEAPEQCPVCKAPADKFKEMNEDEAPEYATVHKIGDGKPEGVSEEMIQDLRNHFNGECGEVGMYIAMARQADREGYPEIAEAFKRYAYEEADHASRFAELLGECVWDTKTNLEKRAAAEAGACEDKFRIAKNAKAAGFDAIHDTVHEMAKDEARHGAGFAGLLKRYFGE, from the coding sequence ATGAAGAAAAAATTTATTTGCACCGTATGTGGATACATCCACGAAGGAACAGAGGCACCCGAGCAGTGCCCGGTATGTAAGGCTCCGGCAGACAAATTCAAGGAGATGAATGAAGACGAAGCTCCTGAATATGCCACAGTACACAAAATTGGCGACGGCAAACCTGAGGGCGTCAGCGAAGAGATGATTCAGGACCTGCGCAACCATTTCAACGGCGAATGTGGCGAAGTGGGCATGTATATTGCCATGGCTCGCCAGGCAGACCGTGAGGGCTATCCCGAGATTGCAGAGGCATTCAAACGCTATGCTTACGAAGAGGCAGACCATGCCAGCCGCTTTGCAGAGTTGCTCGGTGAGTGCGTGTGGGACACGAAGACCAATCTCGAGAAGCGTGCTGCTGCTGAGGCTGGAGCATGCGAAGACAAGTTCCGCATTGCCAAGAACGCAAAGGCAGCAGGATTCGACGCCATTCACGACACCGTTCACGAGATGGCAAAGGACGAAGCTCGCCACGGAGCAGGCTTTGCCGGATTGCTGAAGCGCTACTTCGGAGAATAA
- a CDS encoding Maf-like protein — MKYKLILASNSPRRKQLLAGLDLDFEIRVIPGICETYPETLPVPEIPVFIAKEKASVYEGKLASDELVITADTVVVLNDEVLGKPADASDAFRMLRLLSGKTHQVITGVCLTTVEKQHSFSVTTDVTFKELSDEDIHYYINKYKPFDKAGAYGIQEWIGYIGVTAISGSYFNVVGLPVQRIYQELHKM; from the coding sequence ATGAAATACAAACTGATTTTAGCCAGTAATTCTCCAAGAAGAAAACAACTTCTTGCAGGACTGGACCTCGACTTCGAAATAAGAGTCATTCCCGGGATTTGTGAAACCTATCCCGAAACGTTGCCTGTACCGGAAATTCCCGTATTTATTGCAAAAGAGAAGGCTTCCGTCTATGAAGGAAAGCTAGCGTCTGACGAGTTGGTCATAACGGCAGATACGGTAGTCGTGTTGAATGACGAAGTGCTGGGCAAGCCAGCGGACGCGTCGGATGCTTTCCGGATGTTAAGGCTCCTTAGTGGGAAAACCCATCAGGTGATTACGGGCGTTTGCCTTACAACTGTAGAGAAGCAGCATTCATTTTCCGTGACAACCGATGTGACGTTCAAGGAACTTTCCGACGAGGATATACATTATTATATAAATAAGTATAAGCCATTTGACAAAGCTGGTGCCTATGGAATTCAGGAATGGATAGGCTATATCGGGGTGACAGCCATATCCGGAAGTTATTTTAATGTCGTAGGTTTGCCAGTGCAACGCATCTATCAGGAGTTGCATAAAATGTAG
- a CDS encoding Fur family transcriptional regulator, translating into MKKAEVIERLTAHGIKPSVQRMAIMEYLMTHRVHPTVEDVYNGLCRDIPTLSKTTVYNTLRMFAEQGAATMITIDDHRVCYDGEMQPHVHFFCRQCGKIYDLHQEQAPLMPPHFEAEGHQVNEVQLYYKGVCAKCRETN; encoded by the coding sequence ATGAAAAAGGCAGAAGTCATAGAGAGGCTGACGGCGCATGGCATCAAGCCGTCGGTGCAGCGGATGGCAATCATGGAATACCTGATGACCCATCGCGTTCATCCTACGGTAGAGGATGTCTATAACGGATTGTGCAGAGACATTCCTACTTTAAGTAAGACCACCGTTTATAATACGCTTCGAATGTTTGCAGAGCAAGGTGCTGCAACAATGATTACCATCGATGACCACCGCGTTTGCTACGACGGGGAGATGCAGCCGCACGTGCATTTCTTCTGCCGTCAGTGCGGGAAAATCTATGACCTGCACCAGGAACAGGCACCCCTTATGCCGCCGCACTTTGAGGCTGAGGGGCATCAGGTGAATGAAGTGCAGCTCTATTATAAAGGTGTCTGTGCGAAGTGCAGGGAGACAAATTAG
- a CDS encoding manganese efflux pump — MSTLELILLAVALAMDCFSVSLASGVIVRRTHWNLIWKMAFLFGLFQAGMPLLGWLGVNTFSSQIESVGHWIAFGLLLFVGGRMVKEAFEEETHFNPFSTQTLFVLSLATSIDALAIGASFACIGYGTLDKLLVPLIVIGVTSLLFSLLGHLLGIRFGDSIAKRIRPELLGGLILILIGVKILLEHYI; from the coding sequence ATGAGTACGTTAGAGTTGATTTTGCTGGCAGTGGCTTTGGCAATGGACTGCTTTTCGGTGTCTCTTGCGAGCGGTGTTATCGTTCGCAGGACGCATTGGAACTTGATATGGAAGATGGCTTTTTTGTTTGGATTGTTTCAGGCGGGAATGCCTCTTTTGGGATGGTTGGGAGTCAATACGTTCAGTAGCCAGATCGAGTCGGTTGGTCATTGGATAGCTTTTGGGCTACTGCTGTTCGTGGGTGGTCGGATGGTGAAGGAGGCTTTCGAGGAAGAGACCCATTTCAATCCCTTTTCCACGCAAACCCTTTTCGTCTTGTCGCTCGCAACAAGCATCGATGCCCTGGCGATAGGTGCGTCTTTTGCCTGCATCGGCTACGGGACGTTGGACAAACTTCTTGTTCCGCTCATCGTGATTGGCGTGACCTCACTGCTGTTCAGTTTGCTTGGACATCTTTTGGGCATAAGGTTCGGAGATAGTATTGCCAAGCGGATACGCCCCGAACTTCTTGGCGGTTTGATACTGATTTTGATAGGCGTAAAGATATTGTTGGAACACTATATTTAG
- the hisS gene encoding histidine--tRNA ligase — MAKPSIPKGTRDFSPVEMAKRNYIFDTIREVYALYGYQQIETPAMETLQTLMGKYGEEGDKLLFKVLNSGDCLCNVTDEELLQRNPAHLAAKICEKGLRYDLTVPFARYVVQHREEIQLPFKRYQIQPVWRADRPQRGRYREFYQCDADVVGSDSLLNEVELMQIIDTVFTRFGIRVQIKINNRKILSGIAETIGAGDKIVDITVAIDKLDKIGIEGVNKELAACGLDEDAMSKLQPIISLSGTNDEKLETIAQVLSESETGMKGVEETRFILDALKNCNLTNEMQLDLTLARGLNYYTGAIFEVKALDVQIGSITGGGRYDNLTGIFGMPGLSGVGISFGADRIFDVLNTLDLYPKEAVNTTQLLFINFGDCEMNYCMPIARRCREAGIKTEIFPDSVKMKKQMAYANAKNIPFVALAGETEMAQNKLTLKDMQSGVQELLTVKELIEKLKY; from the coding sequence ATGGCAAAACCAAGTATTCCAAAGGGAACGAGAGATTTTTCGCCCGTAGAAATGGCGAAGAGAAATTATATTTTCGATACAATCCGTGAGGTGTATGCGCTCTACGGATACCAGCAGATTGAGACTCCGGCGATGGAGACGCTCCAGACGCTGATGGGAAAATACGGAGAGGAAGGCGACAAACTGCTCTTTAAGGTACTCAACTCCGGCGACTGCCTGTGCAATGTGACCGACGAGGAACTGCTCCAGCGCAATCCTGCACATCTCGCAGCAAAAATCTGCGAGAAAGGACTCCGCTACGACCTGACCGTGCCCTTCGCACGCTATGTCGTACAGCATCGCGAAGAAATACAACTGCCTTTCAAGCGCTATCAGATACAGCCCGTATGGCGTGCTGACCGCCCGCAGCGCGGACGCTATCGTGAGTTCTATCAGTGTGATGCCGATGTGGTTGGTTCCGACTCGCTCCTCAACGAAGTGGAACTCATGCAGATAATCGATACCGTGTTCACCCGTTTCGGAATACGCGTCCAGATTAAAATCAACAACCGCAAGATTCTCTCAGGTATAGCTGAGACAATCGGTGCGGGAGACAAAATCGTGGATATCACCGTAGCCATTGACAAACTCGACAAGATAGGAATCGAAGGAGTGAACAAGGAATTGGCTGCATGCGGCTTGGATGAAGACGCAATGAGCAAACTGCAGCCCATCATCTCGCTCTCAGGAACCAACGACGAGAAACTTGAAACCATCGCGCAGGTTCTGAGCGAGTCGGAAACCGGAATGAAAGGAGTGGAGGAAACTCGCTTCATTCTCGATGCACTGAAAAACTGCAATCTGACGAATGAGATGCAACTCGACCTGACACTTGCGCGAGGTCTGAACTATTACACCGGCGCCATCTTCGAAGTGAAGGCGCTTGACGTGCAGATTGGCAGCATCACGGGCGGCGGACGCTACGACAACCTCACGGGTATCTTCGGCATGCCGGGACTGAGCGGCGTGGGAATCTCGTTTGGTGCCGACCGCATATTCGATGTGCTCAACACGCTCGACCTTTATCCGAAGGAGGCGGTCAACACGACACAGTTGCTCTTTATCAATTTCGGAGATTGCGAAATGAACTATTGCATGCCAATCGCCAGACGATGCAGGGAAGCCGGAATTAAAACAGAAATCTTTCCGGACAGCGTGAAAATGAAAAAACAAATGGCTTATGCCAATGCCAAGAATATCCCGTTCGTTGCGTTAGCAGGAGAAACCGAGATGGCGCAAAACAAACTGACACTCAAAGATATGCAGAGTGGAGTTCAAGAATTACTGACGGTTAAAGAGTTGATTGAGAAATTAAAATATTAA
- a CDS encoding DNA alkylation repair protein, whose amino-acid sequence MKQETHDKLRQIKQSFRSCMNGVTAQSMREKGTNYKINWGVSLLDLNRMASEYGKDAELATELWKENIRECKILATLIMPAEDMYLDLATLWMEQMPTVEMAELAAFNLFQYIEDAPLLAYRWIASEKELEQVCGYMILARLFMRMEEPDDRGINEFLDQALAALQSNVPSVSRAATTAIRRFSELGEEYEKIVTGALKASGFSLF is encoded by the coding sequence ATGAAACAGGAAACTCATGACAAACTGCGGCAGATTAAGCAGTCGTTCCGTTCGTGCATGAATGGTGTGACGGCGCAATCCATGCGTGAGAAAGGGACGAATTACAAGATTAACTGGGGAGTTTCTCTGTTAGATCTCAATCGGATGGCATCAGAATATGGAAAAGATGCTGAGTTGGCGACGGAATTATGGAAGGAAAACATCCGCGAATGCAAAATCTTGGCTACACTCATCATGCCTGCAGAAGACATGTATCTCGACCTTGCTACCTTGTGGATGGAACAAATGCCAACGGTAGAGATGGCAGAGCTCGCAGCTTTTAATCTGTTTCAATACATCGAAGATGCACCCCTTCTTGCATACCGTTGGATAGCTTCTGAAAAGGAATTAGAGCAAGTGTGCGGCTATATGATACTTGCGCGGTTGTTTATGCGGATGGAAGAACCTGACGACCGGGGAATCAACGAATTTCTTGACCAGGCGCTGGCGGCGTTGCAGAGCAATGTGCCTTCTGTCAGTCGGGCTGCAACGACAGCCATAAGACGCTTCTCGGAGCTGGGCGAGGAGTACGAAAAGATTGTGACCGGTGCTTTGAAGGCGTCTGGATTCTCGCTGTTCTGA
- a CDS encoding Fur family transcriptional regulator produces MEEREKRRAKEILSGYLAATKHRRTPERFAVLNAIYDMDGEFSIDELGNLLERKRFRVSRATLYNSIRLFLDLHLVVRHSIHNNTRYSAALQPHPRFQQICSECGRIKDVDAPKVFEALEETKLKRFHRDYISIYAYGICSSCQGRITRRRDKKNRKIKK; encoded by the coding sequence ATGGAAGAGCGTGAAAAAAGGCGAGCGAAAGAGATTCTCTCCGGCTATCTGGCTGCGACCAAGCACCGGCGGACTCCCGAGCGTTTTGCCGTGTTGAATGCAATATACGACATGGATGGTGAGTTCTCAATCGATGAGTTGGGGAACTTGCTTGAGCGTAAGCGGTTTCGTGTGAGCCGTGCCACGCTCTACAATAGCATTCGGTTGTTTCTCGACCTGCATCTCGTGGTTCGCCACAGCATTCACAATAACACCCGTTATTCGGCGGCTTTGCAGCCCCATCCGCGTTTCCAGCAGATATGTTCGGAGTGTGGCAGGATAAAAGACGTGGATGCACCGAAAGTGTTCGAGGCACTTGAAGAGACCAAGTTGAAGCGCTTCCACAGGGATTATATCTCCATCTATGCCTATGGCATCTGCAGTAGTTGTCAAGGTCGCATAACCCGGCGTCGGGACAAAAAGAACAGGAAAATTAAGAAATAA